One genomic region from Syngnathus typhle isolate RoL2023-S1 ecotype Sweden linkage group LG17, RoL_Styp_1.0, whole genome shotgun sequence encodes:
- the LOC133170736 gene encoding uncharacterized protein LOC133170736 produces the protein MMGITELEEIRLVLVGNTGSGKSSSGNTILGQKEFLAKLSASSVTKKCQAGSIDRAFDDDQMRMRKITVVDMPGFGDTHLSEKEIHTEIASCLYHIAPGPHAFLLVVPIGRYTDYEAQAVNHLAKIFGDDAVKYHTIVLFTKGDDLQGSEFDEYLKESPEGLRELIDKCGGRYHVFNNKENYGNATQVQELMLKVDKMVKESQTEFYTNAMFKAAEAIREAQKTNRIVAAGTVGLAVGVAFGVAVPLTAAFSAHLAGSAVGLAAAKLTGASAAGAVSAVVAAAKGSTALAIGATAGGLVGGGMGIIAGSEAESVKEGVSDTLVQVGSVGVVALAASVVVGASLGTGVALSAGTGAGAANIGLAPLAAQNRPTSAGTLAAGTGTTSYAATGAHVVQDTVQVAPAAAAAGNTVADAVVAIAKVAGAFLPATVVVKVVVDKTKDSQKSTYEVSCKTLPSQSAEQHEPVDMMGITELEEIRLVLVGNTGSGKSSSGNTILGQKKFLAKASASSVTKKCQSVSIDHAFDDDQKRMRKITVVDMPGFGDTHLSEEEIYTEMAKCLDHTTPGLHAFLLVVPIGRKMDHEAQAVKHLANIFGDDAVKYHTIVLFTKGDDVKGLEFDEFLKESPDGLREVIDKCGGRYHVFNNKENYGNATQVQELMLKVDKMVKESKTELYTNAMFKAAEAIREAQKRKRIAVAAAVGLGLGVALGVTVPFTVGVGAVGIAVGAAAGGFVGGGIGGFAGYKAKSVNEGVLNTLVQVGSVVDVALAVASAAGHIVADAMRGILKVGKALLHLIRRHKKTPLKRCNTNYYRIALPSRSAERHEPVDMMGIAELEEIRLVLVGNTGSGKSSSGNTVFGEVEFEAKLSASSVTRKCQSGSIDRAFDDDQKRMRKITVVDMPGFGDTHLSEEEIYTEMAKCLYYTSPGLHAFLLVVPIGRYTDHEAQAVNHLANIFGDDAVKYHTIVLFTKGDDLQGLEFDEYLKESPDCLRELIDKCGGRYHVFNNKENYGNATQVQELMLKVDKMVKESKTEFYTNAMFKEAEAAIREEQKRNQEMELETNNEESQPAPQSIRKLRQDQKPEGKLTRALRKILRKVAPSPKLMVILKRIVAAGAVGLAVGVAFGVAVPLIAGFSACVVGGAVGLAAAELTGACAAGAVSGIVAAASGNTALAIGAAAGGLVGGGMGIIAGYEAESVKEGVVDTLVQVGRVGGVALAASAGLGASLGTGAALSAGTGAAAAGNTVADAVVGITKVAGVLSPAVKAVVDKTKDSKKSCTQYKKRR, from the exons ATGATGGGCATCACAGAGCTGGAAGAAATCAGGCTGGTTCTGGTTGGGAACACAGGATCTGGCAAGAGCTCATCAGGGAACACCATTTTGGGCCAAAAAGAGTTCCTGGCAAAGTTGAGTGCCAGCTCAGTGACCAAGAAATGCCAGGCTGGGAGCATTGATCGTGCTTTTGATGATGACCAGATGAGAATGAGGAAGATTACGGTGGTTGACATGCCAGGCTTTGGGGACACTCACCTCAGTGAGAAGGAGATTCATACAGAAATTGCCAGTTGTCTGTACCATATCGCTCCTGGGCCCCATGCTTTTCTCTTGGTGGTGCCCATTGGACGTTACACAGATTACGAGGCCCAGGCTGTCAACCATCTGGCCAAAATATTTGGAGATGACGCTGTCAAATACCACACAATAGTTCTCTTTACCAAGGGAGATGATCTTCAAGGCTCGGAGTTTGATGAATACCTAAAAGAGAGTCCTGAGGGTCTTAGAGAGCTCATTGACAAATGCGGGGGCAGGTACCACGTGTTTAACAATAAGGAAAACTACGGTAATGCGACGCAGGTTCAAGAACTCATGTTGAAGGTCGACAAGATGGTGAAGGAGAGCCAAACAGAGTTTTACACTAACGCTATGTTTAAAGCGGCAGAGGCGATAAGGGAAGCGCAGAAAACGAACCGCATAGTGGCTGCCGGCACTGTAGGCCTGGCAGTCGGGGTCGCCTTTGGCGTCGCTGTCCCCTTGACAGCTGCCTTCTCGGCACATCTTGCGGGGAGTGCCGTTGGCCTCGCTGCTGCTAAGCTTACCGGAGCGTCTGCCGCCGGAGCTGTGAGCGCCGTAGTTGCCGCAGCCAAGGGAAGTACCGCTTTGGCTATCGGGGCAACTGCTGGGGGACTTGTCGGCGGTGGAATGGGAATCATTGCTGGCTCCGAAGCTGAGAGTGTGAAAGAGGGAGTTTCGGATACTCTTGTGCAGGTTGGTAGTGTCGGAGTTGTTGCTCTCGCGGCTTCCGTAGTTGTGGGGGCTTCCTTGGGCACAGGGGTGGCTCTGAGTGCTGGGACTGGTGCAGGTGCAGCCAACATTGGTTTAGCTCCGTTGGCAGCGCAAAATCGCCCAACCTCAGCTGGAACTTTGGCTGCAGGAACAGGCACAACTTCTTATGCTGCAACAGGGGCACATGTAGTTCAGGACACTGTGCAAGTtgcccctgctgctgctgcagccggAAATACTGTTGCAGATGCAGTGGTTGCGATTGCGAAGGTTGCAGGAGCGTTCTTACCTGCCACTGTTGTCGTGAAAGTAGTTGTAGATAAAACCAAAGACTCACAAAAGTCTACTTATGAGGTGTcatgcaaaa CTTTGCCATCACAGAGTGCAGAACAGCACGAGCCAGTTGACATGATGGGCATCACAGAGCTGGAAGAAATCAGGCTGGTTCTCGTTGGGAACACAGGATCTGGAAAGAGCTCATCAGGGAACACCATTTTGGGCCAAAAAAAGTTCCTGGCAAAGGCGAGTGCCAGCTCAGTGACCAAGAAATGCCAGTCTGTGAGCATTGATCATGCTTTTGATGATGACCAGAAGAGAATGAGGAAGATTACGGTGGTTGACATGCCAGGCTTTGGGGACACTCACCTCAGTGAGGAGGAGATTTATACAGAAATGGCCAAGTGTCTGGACCATACCACTCCTGGGCTCCATGCTTTTCTCTTGGTGGTGCCCATTGGACGTAAAATGGATCACGAGGCCCAGGCTGTCAAACATCTGGCCAACATATTTGGAGATGACGCTGTCAAATACCACACAATAGTTCTCTTTACCAAGGGAGATGATGTTAAAGGCTTGGAGTTTGATGAATTCCTAAAAGAGAGTCCTGATGGTCTTAGAGAGGTCATTGACAAATGCGGGGGCAGGTACCACGTGTTTAACAATAAGGAAAACTACGGTAATGCGACGCAGGTTCAAGAACTCATGTTGAAGGTCGACAAGATGGTGAAGGAGAGCAAAACAGAGTTATACACTAACGCTATGTTTAAAGCGGCAGAGGCGATAAGGGAAGCGCAGAAAAGGAAGCGCATAGCAGTTGCCGCCGCTGTAGGCCTGGGACTCGGGGTCGCCCTTGGCGTCACTGTCCCCTTTACAGTTGGGGTGGGTGCCGTTGGCATCGCTGTCGGGGCAGCTGCTGGGGGATTTGTCGGCGGTGGAATAGGAGGCTTTGCTGGCTACAAAGCAAAGAGTGTGAACGAGGGAGTTTTGAATACTCTTGTGCAGGTTGGTAGTGTCGTAGATGTTGCTCTCGCGGTTGCATCTGCAGCCGGACATATTGTTGCAGATGCAATGCGTGGGATTTTGAAGGTTGGAAAAGCGTTATTACACCTCATAAGAAGACACAAAAAAACTCCTCTTAAGAGGTGTAACACAAACTATTACAGAATag CTTTGCCATCACGGAGTGCAGAACGGCACGAGCCAGTTGACATGATGGGCATCGCAGAACTTGAAGAAATCAGGCTGGTTCTGGTTGGGAACACAGGATCTGGCAAGAGCTCATCAGGGAACACCGTTTTTGGCGAAGTAGAGTTCGAGGCAAAGTTGAGTGCCAGCTCAGTGACCCGGAAATGCCAGTCTGGGAGCATTGATCGTGCTTTTGATGATGACCAGAAGAGAATGAGGAAGATTACGGTGGTTGACATGCCAGGCTTTGGGGACACTCACCTCAGTGAGGAGGAGATTTATACAGAAATGGCCAAGTGTCTGTACTATACCTCTCCTGGGCTCCATGCTTTTCTCTTGGTGGTGCCCATTGGACGTTACACAGATCACGAGGCCCAGGCTGTCAACCATCTGGCCAACATATTTGGAGATGACGCTGTCAAATACCACACAATAGTTCTCTTTACCAAGGGAGATGATCTTCAAGGCTTGGAGTTTGATGAATACCTGAAAGAGAGTCCTGATTGTCTTAGAGAGCTCATTGACAAATGCGGGGGCAGGTACCACGTGTTTAACAATAAGGAAAACTACGGTAATGCGACGCAGGTTCAAGAACTCATGTTGAAGGTCGACAAGATGGTGAAGGAGAGCAAAACAGAGTTTTACACGAACGCTATGTTTAAAGAGGCAGAGGCAGCGATAAGGGAAGAGCAGAAAAGGAACCAGGAAATGGAATTGGAGACTAACAATGAAGAAAGTCAGCCTGCTCCTCAAAGCATCAGGAAGCTGAGGCAAGATCAGAAACCCGAGGGTAAATTGACTCGCGCCTTGAGGAAAATCCTGCGAAAGGTTGCTCCCTCTCCAAAGTTGATGGTTATATTGAAGCGCATAGTGGCTGCCGGCGCTGTAGGCCTGGCAGTCGGGGTCGCCTTTGGCGTCGCTGTCCCCTTGATAGCTGGCTTCTCGGCATGTGTTGTGGGGGGTGCCGTTGGCCTCGCTGCTGCTGAGCTTACCGGAGCGTGTGCCGCCGGAGCTGTGAGCGGCATAGTTGCCGCAGCCTCGGGAAATACCGCTTTGGCTATCGGGGCAGCTGCTGGGGGACTTGTCGGCGGTGGAATGGGAATCATTGCTGGCTACGAAGCAGAGAGTGTGAAAGAGGGAGTTGTGGATACTCTTGTGCAGGTTGGTCGTGTCGGAGGTGTTGCTCTCGCGGCTTCCGCAGGTTTGGGGGCTTCCTTGGGCACAGGGGCGGCTCTGAGTGCTGGGACTGGTGCTGCTGCAGCCGGAAATACTGTTGCAGATGCAGTGGTTGGGATTACGAAGGTTGCAGGAGTGTTATCTCCCGCTGTGAAAGCGGTTGTAGATAAAACCAAAGACTCAAAAAAGTCATgcacccaatataaaaagaggagatga
- the LOC133170190 gene encoding coiled-coil domain-containing protein 134-like: protein MWSVCVTFLAAALASLTSGDTDAHRAKHDSNFELYKRLFETKRKDQLNALKNLVELNDINQQYKIIDIMLKGLFKVLEDSREILVSANMQPNDPFPLDDKIKEAYSHIVENTAFFGDVALRFPRIVHHYFDRNADWSGLLRWGLNFCNQTGVFTGGAHQHVLSLMSQELGIIEKSPDFINPYRTERDDVLHTAEAFQKILREEEKRRRKEEKRKEIRKGPRISRSRGEL, encoded by the exons atgtggagtgtgtgtgtgacgttCCTGGCGGCGGCGCTCGCCTCCCTCACCTCGGGAGACACTGACGCCCACAGAGCGAAACACGACAGCAACTTTGAGCTCT ATAAGCGCTTGTttgagacaaaaagaaaagatcAGCTCAACGCACTGAAGAATCTGGTGGAACTGAACGATATTAACCAGCAATATAAGATAATCGACATCATGCTGAAAGGCCTTTTTAAG GTTTTGGAAGACTCCAGAGAAATCCTGGTCTCAGCCAACATGCAGCCCAATGACCCGTTCCCTCTGGATGATAAAATCAAAGAAG CTTATTCCCACATCGTGGAAAACACAGCATTTTTTGGCGACGTGGCGCTGCGCTTTCCTCGCATTGTTCACCATTATTTTGATCGGAACGCTGACTGGAGTGGACTGCTTCGCTGGGGGCTTAATTTTTGTAACCAGACTGGAGTTTTCACAGGAGGAGCCCATCAACATGTCCTTTCACTG ATGTCGCAGGAACTGGGAATAATCGAAAAATCTCCAGACTTTATCAACCCTTACCGGACAGAAAGAGATGAT GTCCTTCACACTGCGGAGGCCTTCCAGAAGATCCTGAGGGAGgaagagaagaggaggaggaaggaggagaagaggaaagaaatCCGAAAAGGCCCTCGCATATCTCGCTCCCGCGGCGAGCTATAG
- the LOC133170138 gene encoding meiosis inhibitor protein 1: protein MASKEIIYDKIHFRHDPRWSGRLGPADGGGLLLCMACVIEMLESDEISSVRKAYALSAVSGLLKCSPGALRQLLQQDHQVTIHFIDSLLGMLHSMVDSATLEKVDQVLVLLLVELQSELPLHYILDQINKQVIDQLNVKSFLPVFNFLGSLIETLPSVALILVTQYVALLERLCSILLYPDEEVKASVVYVWLKLLGSSGGSTAQSLPVTIRDRICILLRQTFVNATCPQLINNCIALLWILVQWGEAVSVLMSNAGDQFMCSQNGNIISSSQNQEQQIPDHCHLPLILKKLLLSGDNILRATSAKCIASILVHSPTQYSGPFIEADIPEFLFDRLADTNSEVLLWSSYNCLALLIEDPQFFSQCHSVYGIESLVRSLKQAMQLTNVDVLKQGLFLLTKILERQPTNVRLFLSPPAFVAVSEAVLCGLSSPCLRVAIQAASASSALFRLNHQSIPVQYEALQGILRAITNRFAELPIPASSDQRSRFFSHYHDQVSLKKPEHNSLESWSEKYLLQSLLCFQTACRLAEECASDPVLKENSFTAPLKESHGPDSVVSLCQCLLQYCDSVWIPTVIRVCECAPNPQILEIFYSVLSWQFTLLPSVMPAFANKLASSGFYKLALEHKGIFCAANRNTHLNAACCDFLQKLSVCLLSQSVSASGASQQDADEIETLLQYNLSSLCCRLSDWPTLLRESPGLQLCDYKGPRATQYCLVIILHLALRQGDRLLPDQIVFSSVLWLLHSVQEEGSGTLPTLVLQSSLYLLAMTQDGSATLDGAPLVCIDKALSSCQNFSSLYIHHPAVLHFICGHPLLKDKYGALVLEFWLTRQTQSTDSDLAVTEEQQPAAEIVELLSVLKKYPSVILLLLNIVCTREVSLAERAMSVLMALLDGQSDFEADLCTSLKPALLQALQKLSVESHVQGQKHVEEVNSLPLLLRLLCVTRASTPPSLHCSKTDEVHFKLFYHVSNIAGRLHQSNMESLLPALSYLYCCLSLSPPHCTSKAVSMLLSNCGVIEQLQIILSSSSAPSVFSSAAPSSGLLCCSHLLLSSLITLQHEHSIQVHKSLSWSLGTAVQRILIQKRNTDTLLLVSYLRLLQALLDVDLTSALVRVTTSPGLVGHAPLEPEDAALFPLGSRGAECLLIALSGLILQKNELLLRASVNCLSSVLGFLQRKSPQTANYEVCQPWSGFLLHCLHSSDESFLLHPAVLRVIALFIRHGNLVVQWEPDLLKVMDAVEKTGVKKLGQEAAQALRLLLTQIESGVFLPPLAEEHKQRVRSVIEALDSLPTFESLPCNILRFGSVSICLSDFTVNSESTLEK, encoded by the exons ATGGCAAGCAAGGAGATAATATATGACAAGATTCACTTCAGGCATGACCCAAGATGGAGTGGGCGCCTGGGGCCTGCAGATGGAGGGGGCCTGCTTCTCTGCATGGCTTGCGTGATTGAAATGCTGGAAAGTGATGAGATTTCC TCGGTCAGAAAGGCTTATGCTTTGTCCGCTGTCAGTGGGTTGTTGAAGTGTTCTCCTGGGGCTCTGAGACAATTGCTCCAGCAAGACCACCAAGTCACCATACATTTTATCGACTCTCTTCTGG GGATGCTTCACTCGATGGTGGACTCAGCCACTCTGGAAAAAGTGGATCAAG TTCTAGTTCTGTTGCTAGTGGAGCTGCAGAGTGAGCTGCCGCTACATTACATTTTGgatcaaataaacaaacag GTGATCGACCAACTGAACGTGAAGAGCTTCTTGCCAGTGTTCAACTTCTTAGGGAGCTTAATAGAAACACTTCCCAGTGTGGCCCTCATCCTGGTGACTCAATATG TGGCCTTACTTGAGCGACTCTGCTCGATTTTGCTGTATCCGGATGAAGAGGTGAAGGCTTCAGTTGTGTATGTTTGGCTCAAGTTGTTGGGGAGCTCCGGAGGCTCAACAGCTCAGTCACTACCGGTCACCATTCGGGATCGAATCTGTATCCTGTTGCGACAGACCTTTGTCAATGCCACTTGCCCTCAGCTCATCAACAATTGCATTG CTCTACTGTGGATTTTAGTTCAGTGGGGAGAGGCCGTTTCGGTTCTTATGAGCAACGCCGGTGATCAGTTCATGTGCAGCCAGAATGGCAACATCATTTCCAGCAGTCAAAACCAAGAGCAACAGATTCCGGACCACTGCCATCTCCCTCTCATCCTGAAAAAG TTGCTGTTGAGTGGTGATAATATATTGCGGGCGACCAGTGCAAAGTGTATCGCATCTATTCTTGTTCATTCTCCCACTCAGTACAGTGGTCCTTTTATCGAAGCTGACATACCAG AGTTTCTCTTTGACCGCCTGGCGGATACAAATAGTGAGGTGCTGCTGTGGTCTTCCTACAACTGTTTGGCGTTACTAATTGAAGACCCACAATTCTTCTCCCAGTGCCACTCAGTTTATG GTATTGAATCCCTGGTACGCAGTCTGAAGCAGGCAATGCAGCTGACCAATGTGGATGTGCTGAAGCAAGGACTTTTCCTCCTCACCAAAATACTGGAAAG GCAGCCCACAAATGTGCGCCTCTTCCTCAGTCCTCCGGCATTTGTGGCAGTTTCAGaagctgtgctttgtggactcTCTTCTCCGTGCTTGAGAGTGGCCATACAAGctgccagcgcctcctccgccCTTTTTAG ATTGAACCACCAGTCCATCCCAGTCCAATACGAGGCGTTACAAGGAATACTGAGGGCCATCACAAACAGATTCGCGGAGCTTCCCATACCTGCCTCGAGTGATCAGCGAAGTCGA TTTTTCAGTCATTATCATGATCAGGTGAGTCTGAAGAAGCCAGAGCACAACAGCCTGGAGTCTTGGTCGGAAAAATATCTACTCCAGTCCCTGCTCTGTTTTCAGACTGCTTGCAG ATTGGCTGAGGAGTGTGCATCAGATCCCGTTTTAAAGGAGAACTCTTTCACAGCTCCGTTGAAGGAGAGCCATGGACCTGACTCGGTAGTGTCTCTATGCCAATGCTTGCTGCAGTATTGTGACTCCGTCTGGATCCCCACCGTCATT agggtgtgtgaatgtgcaccCAATCCTCAGATATTAGAGATTTTCTACTCAGTCTTGTCTTGGCAATTCACCCTTCTTCCATCTGTCATGCCAGCCTTTGCAAATAAGTTGG CATCCTCTGGTTTCTACAAGCTGGCTTTGGAGCACAAAGGGATTTTCTGTGCGGCAAACAG aaacacACATTTGAACGCAGCTTGCTGTGATTTCCTGCAGAAACTCAGTGTGTGTTTGCTCTCCCAGTCGGTCTCTGCTTCTGGCGCCTCCCAGCAGG ATGCAGACGAAATAGAAACACTCCTGCAATACAATCTTTCCTCTCTGTGCTGCCGGCTCTCAGACTGGCCCACTCTGCTGCGCGAGTCCCCGGGGCTCCAGCTGTGTGATTATAAAGGCCCGAGAGCCACTCAATACTGTCTGGTGATTATACTCCACCTCGCTCTTCGCCAAGGCGACAG GCTCCTCCCGGACCAGATTGTGTTTTCCAGTGTCTTGTGGCTCTTGCATTCAGTGCAAGAGGAAGGCAGCGGCACCCTGCCTACCTTGGTCCTGCAGTCTTCGCTTTACCTGCTAGCGATGACACAGGATGGAAGCGCCACACTTGATGGG GCTCCTTTGGTGTGTATCGACAAGGCCCTCTCCTCCTGTCAAAATTTCTCATCCCTTTACATCCACCATCCTGCCGTCCTCCACTTCATTTGTGGCCATCCGCTGCTTAAAGACAAATACGGGGCCCTGGTCTTGGAATTTTGGTTGACCAGACAAACACAGTCCACAGATTCAGACTTGGCTGTG acaGAAGAACAGCAACCTGCCGCAGAGATTGTGGAGCTACTGTCTGTGTTAAAGAAATACCCATCTGTCATCCTGCTCCTCCTG aacATAGTTTGCACCAGGGAGGTCTCACTTGCAGAGCGAGCTATGTCAGTTCTGATGGCTCTCTTGGATGGTCAAAGTGACTTTGAAGCAGACTTGTGTACCAGTCTGAAGCCTGCTCTGCTTCAGGCGTTGCAGAAACTCAGTGTGGAGAGCCATGTACAAGGACAGAAACATGTTGAAGAAG TTAACTCGCTCCCACTGTTGCTCAGGCTGCTTTGCGTAACTCGCGCCAGCACCCCGCCTTCCCTACACTGCAGCAAGACGGACGAAGTTCACTTCAAGCTGTTCTACCACG tgagtAATATTGCAGGTAGACTGCATCAGTCCAACATGGAGAGTCTTCTGCCTGCCTTGAGCTACCTGTACTGCTGCTTGAGTCTCTCTCCTCCACACTGCACTAGCAAAG CTGTCTCCATGCTCCTCTCCAACTGTGGCGTGATAGAGCAGCTTCAGATAATCCTCTCCTCATCCTCTGCGCCATCCGTCTTCTCTTCAGCTGCTCCTTCCTCAGGCCTGCTGTGCTGCAGTCATCTCCTCCTATCCTCCCTCATCACTTTGCAGCACGAGCACTCCATCCAG GTTCACAAAAGCCTCAGTTGGAGCCTGGGCACTGCAGTGCAGCGAATACTCATTCAGAAAAGGAATACAGACACTCTCTTGCTAG tcaGCTACTTGAGATTGCTGCAGGCCTTACTCGATGTTGACTTGACCTCCGCATTGGTGCGTGTGACCACTTCCCCAGGCTTAGTTGGCCACGCCCCCCTGGAACCTGAAGATGCCGCATTATTCCCTCTTGGCTCCCGAGGGGCTGAGTGCCTCTTAATTGCTCTCAGCGGACTTATTTTACAG AAAAATGAGCTGCTGCTGAGAGCCTCAGTCAACTGCCTAAGTTCCGTGCTTGGCTTCCTTCAGAGGAAGAGCCCTCAGACTG CCAATTATGAGGTTTGTCAGCCATGGAGTGGATTTCTCCTTCACTGCCTGCATAGCTCGGATGAGAGCTTCCTCCTGCACCCAGCCGTTCTCAGGGTCATCGCACTT TTTATTCGGCACGGCAATCTGGTGGTACAGTGGGAGCCTGACCTGCTCAAGGTGATGGATGCAGTGGAGAAGACAGGGGTTAAGAAGCTCGGCCAGGAAGCAGCACAAGCCCTCAGGCTACTCCTCACACAG ATAGAGAGTGGTGTCTTTCTGCCTCCACTCGCAGAGGAACACAAGCAGAGAGTAAGGAGTGTGATCGAGGCCCTGGACTCACTGCCGACCTTTGAGAGTTTGCCCTGCAACATCCT acgTTTTGGTAGCGTGTCCATCTGTTTGTCTGACTTCACAGTGAACAGTGAAAGCACTTTAGaaaagtga